A region from the Corylus avellana chromosome ca7, CavTom2PMs-1.0 genome encodes:
- the LOC132187922 gene encoding protein FAR1-RELATED SEQUENCE 4-like: MNVRNNEAFEPPLGPPIDGKQIECELDVDDNEDNDGLDIILRENQMVEELTVGMMFDSEDDVLSYYKQYAKQVGFGVTKRSHIIGDNENARYFTIACLREGKSKSKASNIVRPKPMGKMGCKAKINAKLSEYGRFTLSSVVLEHTHVVSPSKEKYYRCHKKLNSRVKRKLVQLDDAGVHLSKNYKALTIEVGGYENLPFGEKDCRNYINKVRNELLGEGDAKALRNYLMRMQQKYITHPK, translated from the exons ATGAATGTGAGGAACAATGAAGCTTTTGAGCCTCCTCTTGGCCCTCCAATTg ATGGAAAGCAAATTGAATGTGAGTTAGATGTGGATGATAATGAGGACAATGATGGATTAGATATAATCCTTCGTGAAAATCAAATGGTTGAAGAACTGACGGTTGGTATGATGTTTGATTCTGAAGATGATGTTTTATCATATTATAAGCAGTATGCCAAGCAAGTAGGTTTTGGTGTGACAAAAAGATCTCATATAATTGGAGATAATGAAAATGCAAGATACTTCACCATTGCATGTCTTCGTGAGGGCAAGTCAAAAAGCAAAGCATCTAACATCGTTAGGCCAAAACCAATGGGGAAAATGGGGTGCAAGGCAAAGATCAATGCAAAATTAAGTGAATATGGAAGATTTACATTGTCTAGTGTCGTGCTTGAACACACTCATGTAGTAAGCCCAAGCaaggaaaaatattatagatGCCATAAGAAGTTAAATTCTCGTGTGAAAAGAAAGCTTGTACAACTAGATGACGCTGGAGTCCATTTAAGTAAAAATTACAAAGCTCTTACTATTGAAGTGGGTGGGTATGAGAATCTtccatttggagagaaagattgTCGAAATTACATTAACAAAGTAAGGAATGAGTTACTTGGAGAAGGAGATGCCAAAGCATTGCGTAACTATTTAATGAGAAtgcaacaaaaatatattacacatccaaaatga